The following are from one region of the Polynucleobacter sp. MWH-CaK5 genome:
- the glp gene encoding gephyrin-like molybdotransferase Glp, with protein sequence MSSLPTLNSVVTCMSDYDPESLRVEVAKKIVDDFVRPASLALETETVSIYDSLGRVLANDIISPINVPSADNSAMDGYAFSGASIVKDGVTSLTMIGKGFAGNAFEGVVTQGQCVRIMTGAVMPAGCDTTIPQELVKVDGDQIQFQSSVIRAGDNRRLKGEDLSIGQAALCAGKIIRPSDLGLIASLGIGSVTVKRRLKVGFFSTGDELRSIGQPLDDGCVYDSNRYTLFGMLSRLNVELHDLGVVKDDPDAMRATFSKAAATCDAVITSGGVSVGEADYTKQIMRELGDVSFWKIAMRPGRPMAFGSIQGDQHRAVLFGLPGNPVAVMVTFYQFVRNALLAMSGATQVAPPMMQAKTVEAIRKRPGRTEFQRGILSTDATGNRTVRITGAQGSGVLRSMSEADCFIVLAHDQENIQAGDTVGVVLFEGLV encoded by the coding sequence ATGAGCTCATTACCCACACTTAATTCAGTAGTCACCTGCATGTCTGACTATGACCCAGAATCACTGCGGGTTGAAGTCGCAAAAAAAATCGTTGATGACTTTGTCAGACCAGCTTCATTGGCCCTTGAAACAGAAACAGTCTCCATCTATGACTCATTGGGACGTGTTCTAGCCAATGACATCATCTCCCCGATCAATGTGCCCTCTGCTGATAATTCAGCCATGGATGGCTATGCTTTTAGCGGCGCATCGATTGTTAAAGATGGTGTGACCTCTTTAACGATGATCGGCAAAGGCTTTGCTGGTAATGCATTTGAAGGCGTGGTCACTCAAGGTCAATGCGTTCGCATCATGACAGGTGCCGTGATGCCTGCTGGCTGTGACACCACCATTCCTCAAGAATTAGTCAAAGTTGATGGCGACCAGATTCAGTTTCAATCTTCTGTGATCAGAGCAGGCGATAACCGTCGCTTAAAAGGTGAGGACTTATCGATTGGTCAAGCAGCCTTGTGTGCTGGGAAGATCATCAGACCCTCTGATTTAGGATTGATTGCTTCTTTAGGCATTGGCTCTGTGACAGTCAAGCGCCGCCTCAAGGTTGGATTCTTTTCAACTGGTGATGAGCTTCGCTCGATTGGTCAACCATTGGATGATGGCTGCGTATACGACAGCAACCGCTACACACTCTTTGGTATGTTGAGTCGCTTGAATGTTGAGCTTCATGATCTTGGTGTTGTGAAAGATGATCCAGATGCGATGCGTGCCACCTTCAGCAAAGCGGCAGCAACTTGTGATGCTGTGATCACTTCTGGCGGTGTCTCGGTTGGTGAAGCAGATTACACCAAGCAGATCATGCGCGAACTGGGGGACGTGAGCTTTTGGAAGATTGCCATGCGTCCAGGCAGACCAATGGCTTTCGGTTCAATTCAAGGCGATCAACATCGCGCGGTTTTATTTGGTTTACCGGGCAACCCCGTGGCCGTAATGGTGACCTTCTATCAATTTGTCAGAAATGCTTTATTAGCCATGAGTGGTGCAACTCAAGTAGCGCCACCGATGATGCAAGCAAAAACGGTCGAAGCAATCCGCAAACGACCAGGTCGCACAGAATTCCAACGTGGCATCTTATCTACCGATGCCACCGGCAATAGAACGGTTCGCATCACAGGTGCGCAAGGATCAGGGGTTCTGCGCTCAATGAGTGAAGCAGATTGCTTCATTGTTTTGGCCCACGATCAAGAAAACATCCAAGCGGGCGATACGGTTGGGGTGGTTTTGTTTGAGGGCTTGGTTTAA
- the moaA gene encoding GTP 3',8-cyclase MoaA yields MSERVIPLIDERQRKIDSHVPVIPEQLLNPNGLLADTRGRRLHDLRISVTDRCNFRCTYCMPKEVFDKDYPYLSHGDLLSFEEIVRLAKIYIEHGVEKIRLTGGEPLLRKHIEKLIEMLASLKTLSGQPLDLTLTTNGSLLRKKAQALKDAGLTRMTISLDGLDDTTFQQMNDVGFPVGDVLDGIEAAREVGFKNIKVNMVVKKGTNDHEIIPMAKYFKGSDVILRFIEFMDVGASNGWDMTEVLPSADVIAKIHETFPLTNIDPNYPGEVAERWRYVDGSGEVGVISSVTQAFCKDCSRARLSTEGKMYLCLFATEGHDLKALLRAGKSDLEISNAIAQVWSHRTDRYSELRGSPEMEGKRKVEMSYIGG; encoded by the coding sequence ATGTCAGAAAGAGTCATACCCCTCATTGATGAGCGCCAAAGAAAAATAGACAGCCATGTTCCGGTTATCCCGGAACAGCTGTTGAATCCTAATGGCCTGCTAGCCGACACCCGTGGGCGACGCCTTCATGATTTAAGAATTTCAGTCACCGACCGCTGTAACTTTCGGTGCACTTATTGCATGCCCAAAGAGGTCTTTGATAAAGATTACCCCTATTTATCTCATGGGGATCTATTAAGCTTTGAAGAGATCGTTCGTTTGGCCAAAATCTACATTGAGCATGGTGTTGAAAAAATCCGCTTAACCGGTGGCGAACCCCTGCTTCGCAAACACATTGAAAAACTGATTGAAATGCTGGCCTCTCTCAAAACATTGAGTGGTCAACCATTGGATTTAACTCTGACCACCAATGGCAGCTTATTGCGTAAAAAAGCGCAAGCTTTGAAAGATGCTGGCTTGACCAGAATGACCATCAGTCTAGATGGCTTAGACGATACAACTTTTCAGCAGATGAATGATGTTGGCTTTCCAGTGGGCGATGTTTTAGATGGCATTGAAGCAGCTCGTGAAGTTGGCTTTAAAAATATCAAAGTCAACATGGTTGTAAAAAAGGGAACGAATGATCACGAGATCATTCCAATGGCGAAGTACTTCAAAGGCAGTGATGTGATTTTGCGTTTCATTGAGTTCATGGACGTGGGCGCATCTAATGGTTGGGATATGACAGAAGTTCTACCTTCTGCTGATGTGATTGCCAAGATTCATGAAACGTTTCCATTGACCAACATCGATCCTAATTACCCAGGTGAAGTCGCTGAGCGCTGGCGCTATGTTGATGGATCTGGTGAAGTTGGCGTGATTTCCAGTGTGACTCAAGCCTTTTGCAAAGATTGCTCAAGAGCTCGCTTATCCACTGAGGGAAAAATGTATTTATGTTTATTTGCCACCGAAGGTCATGATCTAAAGGCCTTGCTTCGTGCTGGTAAATCAGATTTAGAGATCAGCAATGCCATTGCGCAGGTTTGGTCTCATCGCACCGATCGATATTCTGAACTGCGCGGCTCTCCAGAAATGGAAGGTAAGCGCAAAGTTGAGATGTCTTACATCGGTGGCTAA
- a CDS encoding Rne/Rng family ribonuclease: MKRMLFNATQQEELRVAIVDGQKLIDIDIETTGREQRKGNIYKGVITRIEPSLEACFVNYGEERHGFLPFKEVSRAYFKDGIDVRSAGIKDALREGQEIIVQVEKEERGNKGAALTSFISLAGRYLVLMPNNPRGGGVSRRIEGEDRNELREAMSQLTVPDGMSIIARTAGIGRSAEELQWDLSYLMQLWTAIDEAANGNQAPLLIYLESSLVIRAIRDYFQPDIGEILIDTDEIYEQASSFMSVVMPDNMSRVKRYQDDVPLFSRFQIEHQIETAYSRTVTLPSGGAIVIDHTEALVSVDVNSARSTRGSDIEETAARTNLEAADELARQMRLRDLGGLIVIDFIDMESSKNQKDVEQRLKDALRHDRARVQMGKISRFGLLELSRQRLRPALSESSNVTCPRCNGTGHIRDTESSALQVLRIIQEEAMKENTAAIHCQVPVDVAAFLLNEKRAEVIKIESRFKVNVLLLPNKHLETPHYKLERLRHDDPRLDDPKASYAMADEASKELESDTILNRKAEEAKPRQEAAVKGVRPSQPAPASVPRAERKVAGEKQSSGGLIGFIKKLFGAKEEVKSTEKRPNNGRGRGEASDRNGDRNNRNRNNRNRNNRNKNEAGERNQTPRDGEEKADNKEARQPNQRNGRNQQRQNKPEANQDAKADQAKDLLTHAEVPQNAEAGEGDERRRGRNRRGRNRSRDRADRPENTQDTNVDGSDLAATVAVAAVAAAVTSSEVNASMNTETSSPAPVAPTAPAVVAEASPAPAVVAPAVVAPAAVSVEAPVAATTPAPAPLPKVEFQPLKTSELTSVIESAGMVWVNTDNQKLEEVRVQIAAEPVISHPPREPKPPVEVSTGPMVLVETGGKEQTIEK, encoded by the coding sequence ATGAAACGAATGTTATTTAACGCTACCCAGCAAGAAGAGCTGCGCGTAGCCATTGTTGATGGTCAAAAACTGATCGACATTGATATTGAGACAACTGGACGTGAACAACGTAAAGGCAATATCTACAAAGGCGTGATCACACGCATTGAACCCTCTTTAGAAGCTTGCTTTGTGAACTACGGTGAAGAGCGTCACGGCTTTTTGCCTTTCAAAGAGGTTTCAAGAGCTTATTTCAAGGACGGTATTGACGTTCGCTCAGCAGGCATCAAAGATGCTTTGCGCGAAGGACAAGAAATCATCGTTCAGGTGGAAAAAGAAGAGCGTGGCAATAAAGGCGCTGCTTTAACCAGCTTTATCTCTTTAGCAGGTCGTTATTTGGTTCTAATGCCAAATAATCCAAGAGGTGGTGGCGTTTCTCGTCGTATTGAAGGCGAAGACCGCAATGAATTGCGCGAAGCCATGAGCCAATTAACAGTTCCAGATGGCATGAGCATCATTGCCAGAACTGCTGGAATTGGCAGAAGTGCCGAAGAATTACAGTGGGATTTGAGCTATTTGATGCAGCTTTGGACAGCGATCGATGAAGCTGCTAACGGCAATCAAGCTCCTCTATTGATTTACTTAGAGTCTAGCTTGGTGATCCGAGCCATCAGAGACTACTTCCAGCCAGATATCGGTGAAATCCTCATCGATACCGATGAAATTTACGAACAAGCCAGCTCTTTCATGTCTGTGGTGATGCCTGACAACATGTCACGCGTCAAACGTTACCAAGACGATGTGCCTTTGTTCTCACGCTTTCAAATTGAGCACCAAATTGAAACCGCTTACTCTCGTACAGTGACCCTGCCATCTGGTGGAGCGATTGTGATCGACCACACAGAAGCCTTGGTTTCTGTGGACGTGAACTCTGCTCGCTCAACCCGTGGTTCAGACATTGAAGAAACAGCTGCTAGAACAAACTTAGAAGCTGCAGACGAATTGGCTCGCCAAATGCGTTTGCGCGACTTGGGTGGTTTGATTGTGATCGACTTCATCGACATGGAGTCTTCGAAGAATCAAAAGGATGTTGAGCAACGCTTGAAAGACGCTTTGCGTCACGACCGTGCTCGCGTTCAAATGGGCAAAATCTCACGCTTTGGTCTTTTAGAACTATCACGCCAACGCTTGCGCCCTGCGCTATCAGAAAGCAGTAACGTTACTTGCCCACGTTGTAATGGCACAGGTCACATCCGTGACACTGAGTCTTCAGCTCTGCAAGTTCTTCGCATCATTCAAGAAGAAGCGATGAAAGAAAACACTGCTGCGATTCACTGTCAAGTACCTGTGGACGTTGCGGCATTCTTGCTCAACGAGAAACGTGCTGAAGTGATCAAGATTGAAAGTCGTTTCAAAGTGAACGTCTTGCTCTTGCCAAACAAACACTTAGAAACACCTCACTACAAGCTTGAGCGTTTACGCCATGACGATCCTCGTTTAGATGATCCAAAAGCAAGTTACGCCATGGCCGATGAAGCCAGCAAAGAACTTGAGTCTGACACGATCTTGAATCGCAAAGCTGAAGAAGCCAAGCCACGTCAAGAAGCGGCAGTTAAAGGTGTGAGACCAAGCCAACCTGCTCCTGCCAGCGTTCCACGCGCAGAGCGCAAAGTGGCTGGTGAAAAGCAATCCTCTGGTGGTTTGATTGGTTTCATCAAGAAACTATTTGGCGCCAAAGAAGAAGTTAAGTCTACTGAGAAGCGTCCAAACAACGGCCGCGGTCGTGGTGAAGCCAGTGATAGAAATGGTGATCGCAATAACCGCAACCGCAATAACCGTAATCGCAATAACCGCAACAAGAATGAAGCGGGCGAGCGCAATCAAACGCCACGCGATGGTGAAGAGAAGGCTGACAACAAAGAAGCGCGTCAACCAAATCAACGCAATGGCCGCAATCAACAGCGTCAAAATAAACCTGAAGCCAATCAAGATGCGAAAGCAGATCAAGCAAAAGATTTGTTAACTCATGCTGAAGTTCCGCAGAATGCAGAAGCTGGTGAAGGTGATGAGCGTCGTCGTGGTCGCAACCGTCGTGGCCGTAACCGCAGTCGCGATCGCGCAGACCGTCCAGAGAACACTCAAGATACGAACGTTGATGGCTCAGATCTAGCAGCAACAGTTGCAGTGGCTGCAGTCGCTGCAGCAGTGACTTCATCTGAAGTTAATGCTTCAATGAATACTGAGACTTCAAGTCCTGCTCCAGTTGCTCCAACAGCACCAGCAGTTGTGGCTGAAGCATCTCCAGCACCAGCCGTTGTTGCACCTGCAGTAGTTGCACCAGCAGCTGTTTCTGTTGAAGCTCCAGTAGCCGCAACAACTCCAGCACCTGCTCCATTGCCAAAAGTTGAGTTTCAGCCATTAAAAACGTCTGAACTGACTTCAGTGATTGAGTCTGCTGGAATGGTATGGGTTAACACAGACAACCAGAAATTAGAAGAAGTTCGTGTGCAAATTGCTGCTGAGCCAGTGATCTCACACCCGCCACGTGAGCCAAAGCCACCTGTTGAAGTTTCAACTGGCCCTATGGTTCTAGTAGAAACTGGCGGAAAAGAACAAACCATCGAAAAGTGA
- a CDS encoding RluA family pseudouridine synthase gives MAKGVPKTHIYRIIRSGEVRVNKKRADASQKIQEGDVLRLPPLRVSEVKAPTNDFISKKINAEITILHEDDSILVVDKPSGIAVHGGSGVSLGLIEAMRAQRPDAKFLELVHRLDRDTSGILMLAKKRSALVHLHEQIREGKMEKRYLLIVHGQLPVSSKSIPLKYPLLKYLLPNGERRVRVATDGGQPSHTNIRVKANYRDGLCSLVEAQLKTGRTHQIRVHLQTYGHPILGDDKYGDQELDKVLKPKRLLLHARHLSFIHPKTEEKMTFEADIPEAFEKMETT, from the coding sequence ATGGCAAAAGGGGTGCCAAAGACCCATATTTACCGAATTATTCGCTCTGGCGAGGTCCGGGTGAATAAAAAAAGAGCTGATGCCAGCCAAAAAATCCAAGAAGGGGATGTTTTACGCCTGCCTCCATTGCGCGTTTCTGAGGTAAAAGCCCCTACAAATGACTTCATTTCGAAGAAGATAAATGCAGAAATAACAATTTTGCATGAAGATGACAGCATTTTAGTGGTAGATAAGCCCTCGGGGATTGCTGTGCACGGTGGTTCAGGGGTCTCTTTGGGCTTGATTGAGGCCATGAGGGCCCAAAGACCAGACGCGAAGTTCTTAGAGTTAGTCCACCGCTTGGATCGAGATACCTCGGGTATTTTGATGTTGGCCAAGAAACGCAGTGCTTTGGTCCACCTTCACGAGCAAATACGTGAGGGGAAGATGGAAAAGCGCTACTTATTAATAGTGCATGGTCAATTGCCAGTCAGTAGTAAATCAATTCCACTCAAATACCCATTACTTAAATACTTGCTGCCCAACGGCGAGCGTCGAGTCAGAGTTGCCACGGATGGTGGTCAGCCAAGCCATACCAATATCCGGGTCAAGGCTAATTATCGTGATGGCCTATGCAGTTTGGTCGAAGCTCAGCTTAAAACGGGTCGTACCCATCAAATCCGGGTGCATTTACAAACCTATGGTCACCCTATTTTGGGTGACGACAAGTACGGTGACCAAGAATTAGATAAAGTATTGAAACCGAAGAGACTATTGCTGCACGCAAGACATTTATCATTCATTCATCCTAAAACAGAAGAAAAGATGACTTTCGAGGCTGATATCCCCGAAGCATTTGAAAAAATGGAGACAACATGA
- a CDS encoding fumarylacetoacetate hydrolase family protein, which produces MKLAAYQYQSEQYVGVISQDLQTVTPYQLSKEEAARGALAIIELMAEEKPLPALGSAVALKDVCLLAPIPKPKRNIFCVGKNYLDHVKEIKDSKLGEAQGAMANLPKNPVVFSKVPESVIGPKVGIDSHPHATEEMDYEAELAVVIAKKGKTISQADAMKYIWGYTIINDISARDVQAKHVQFHLGKSFDTFCPMGPWLVSADELDSSKASIKCWVNGELRQDATTELLIFNIPTIIEAISKGMTLYPGDVIATGTPSGVGMGFKPPRFLKKGDTVKIEIDGIGTLENPVI; this is translated from the coding sequence ATGAAACTAGCCGCTTACCAATATCAATCAGAACAATACGTGGGGGTTATTTCTCAAGATTTGCAAACAGTCACGCCTTACCAGTTGAGCAAAGAAGAAGCTGCGCGCGGCGCATTAGCCATCATTGAGTTGATGGCTGAAGAAAAACCTTTGCCTGCTTTGGGTTCTGCTGTTGCGCTAAAGGATGTTTGTTTATTGGCCCCAATTCCTAAGCCAAAGAGAAATATTTTTTGTGTGGGCAAAAACTATTTAGATCACGTCAAAGAAATCAAAGACAGTAAATTGGGTGAGGCGCAGGGTGCCATGGCTAACTTGCCGAAGAACCCGGTGGTGTTCAGTAAAGTGCCTGAGTCTGTGATCGGCCCCAAGGTTGGCATTGATAGTCATCCTCACGCAACCGAGGAAATGGATTACGAAGCTGAGCTAGCAGTGGTGATTGCTAAAAAAGGCAAAACCATCAGTCAAGCTGATGCGATGAAATATATCTGGGGATACACCATCATCAATGACATCAGTGCTCGCGACGTTCAAGCCAAGCATGTGCAATTTCATTTGGGTAAAAGTTTTGATACTTTCTGTCCGATGGGTCCATGGTTGGTTTCTGCAGATGAACTCGATTCTTCCAAAGCATCCATCAAGTGTTGGGTGAATGGCGAATTAAGACAAGATGCCACGACTGAATTGTTGATCTTTAATATACCAACCATCATCGAGGCAATTTCAAAAGGCATGACCTTGTATCCGGGTGATGTGATTGCGACTGGTACTCCTAGTGGCGTAGGGATGGGATTTAAGCCTCCTCGCTTTTTGAAGAAGGGTGATACCGTCAAGATAGAAATTGATGGCATTGGCACTTTAGAAAACCCAGTGATTTAA
- a CDS encoding HAD-IA family hydrolase, with translation MMSLRYELIVWDWDGTLMDSTPTIVRCIQSACRDLSLPVPDDSMASFVIGLGIQESLRKACPTVSVDDHYKLIDRFRFHYLSKDHELSLFEGAKDLLHQLKDRGHLLAVATGKSRKGLDRSLGFHQLEKVFADSRTPDESRSKPHPAMLLELSESLMVPMDKVLMIGDTTHDLGMANAAGADAVGVTYGAHPEHVLKTENPLACVKNVQELSEWLASNA, from the coding sequence TTGATGTCGCTTCGTTATGAATTAATTGTTTGGGATTGGGATGGAACCTTGATGGACTCCACACCCACCATCGTGCGTTGTATTCAAAGTGCTTGCAGAGATTTATCTTTACCAGTGCCTGATGATTCGATGGCAAGTTTTGTGATTGGCTTGGGCATTCAAGAATCATTGCGCAAAGCTTGCCCAACTGTTTCAGTTGATGATCATTACAAATTAATTGATCGTTTTAGATTTCATTACTTAAGCAAAGATCATGAATTAAGTTTGTTTGAGGGCGCCAAAGATTTGTTGCATCAATTAAAAGATCGAGGGCATCTGTTGGCGGTCGCAACAGGCAAAAGTCGCAAGGGCTTGGATCGCTCTTTGGGTTTTCATCAATTAGAAAAGGTGTTTGCAGATTCACGCACACCCGATGAGTCAAGATCTAAGCCTCACCCTGCGATGTTGTTGGAGTTGTCTGAATCGCTGATGGTGCCGATGGACAAAGTACTCATGATTGGTGACACAACCCATGACCTAGGTATGGCCAATGCGGCAGGAGCTGATGCGGTAGGAGTGACTTATGGCGCACATCCAGAACACGTTTTGAAAACGGAAAATCCTTTGGCTTGTGTCAAGAATGTTCAGGAATTATCTGAGTGGTTAGCAAGTAACGCATAA
- a CDS encoding S49 family peptidase, with translation MSDEKVWEKQALEHLLLENLKEQRRGRRWRTAVRMMTLLVFVGVAINLFDIDLGGKSNLGKHTALVDLQGEIAPDTKASADAINASLQAAFENSESVGVILRVNSPGGSPVQSGIIHDEMLRLRAKYPEKSLHVVVEEICASGGYYVASAAENIYVDKASLVGSIGVIMNGFGVTGLMEKLGIERRAITAGKNKALLDPFSKQDPKQKEFVQGMIGEVHEQFIKVVRDGRGDRLKETPDMFTGLVWNGAKSVELGLSDGLGSVDGVARDVFKASTIVDYTMKDNLAERVAKRFGAAMGEGATRVLMYGGQLR, from the coding sequence ATGTCTGATGAAAAAGTCTGGGAAAAACAGGCCTTAGAACATTTGTTATTAGAGAACCTCAAGGAACAGCGTCGTGGTCGTCGCTGGAGAACAGCTGTGCGCATGATGACATTGCTTGTTTTTGTCGGCGTTGCGATCAATTTGTTTGATATTGATTTGGGTGGCAAATCAAATCTAGGTAAGCACACGGCTTTGGTTGATTTGCAGGGCGAGATCGCGCCTGATACAAAAGCCAGCGCTGATGCAATCAATGCTTCATTACAAGCGGCTTTTGAAAACTCTGAGAGCGTTGGTGTGATTTTGCGCGTCAACAGTCCCGGTGGTTCTCCAGTTCAGTCCGGCATCATCCATGATGAAATGTTGCGCTTGCGCGCCAAGTACCCTGAAAAATCATTGCACGTGGTGGTTGAAGAAATTTGCGCATCAGGCGGATACTACGTCGCATCTGCTGCAGAAAATATTTATGTTGATAAAGCCAGTTTGGTGGGCTCTATCGGCGTGATCATGAATGGCTTTGGAGTCACTGGTTTGATGGAGAAGCTCGGGATCGAGCGTCGTGCTATCACTGCTGGAAAAAATAAAGCTTTGCTAGACCCATTCAGCAAACAAGATCCAAAGCAAAAAGAATTTGTTCAAGGGATGATCGGTGAAGTGCATGAGCAATTCATCAAGGTGGTGCGCGATGGGCGTGGGGATCGTTTAAAAGAAACTCCTGATATGTTCACCGGTTTGGTATGGAATGGCGCCAAGAGTGTTGAGTTAGGTTTGAGTGATGGCTTGGGCAGTGTCGATGGAGTGGCGCGCGATGTGTTCAAAGCGTCAACGATTGTTGACTACACCATGAAAGATAATTTGGCTGAGCGAGTGGCCAAGCGTTTCGGCGCCGCAATGGGCGAGGGCGCTACCAGGGTATTGATGTACGGCGGTCAGTTGCGCTGA
- a CDS encoding SAM-dependent methyltransferase, whose product MSGTLYLIPNTLGDDDRESQLKHVLPRDTIEQASQLRYWIVENAKTARALLKAIGTQSPLICPIQEMQMTEWRGPGKDASHGSTNLKAMLAPLLEGHDMGLMSEAGLPAIADPGSDVVNTAHQMGIPVRALIGPNSLLLALMSSGMNGQSFAFHGYIAVKEPERTAALKQLEQESKRKHQTQLWIETPYRNAAMIEAMLQSLQGNTQMCVAADLSLPNALVISKTVSAWQAQIKKEPGLLQALHQRPAVFLILA is encoded by the coding sequence ATGTCAGGCACTCTTTATTTAATTCCAAATACCCTGGGAGATGATGATCGCGAATCTCAGCTCAAGCATGTCTTGCCTCGCGACACAATCGAGCAAGCTTCCCAGCTTCGCTACTGGATTGTTGAAAACGCAAAAACTGCCAGAGCTTTATTAAAGGCTATTGGCACACAATCACCATTAATCTGCCCCATCCAAGAAATGCAGATGACCGAATGGCGTGGTCCCGGAAAAGATGCCTCTCATGGATCCACCAATTTAAAAGCAATGCTGGCGCCATTACTCGAGGGCCACGACATGGGCTTGATGTCTGAAGCGGGTCTTCCAGCAATTGCTGACCCAGGATCTGATGTTGTGAATACCGCTCATCAAATGGGCATTCCAGTGAGAGCCTTGATTGGTCCGAATTCTTTATTGTTAGCATTGATGTCATCTGGCATGAATGGTCAAAGCTTTGCTTTTCATGGTTACATTGCCGTGAAAGAACCAGAAAGAACTGCTGCACTCAAACAATTAGAGCAAGAGTCTAAGAGAAAGCACCAGACTCAATTGTGGATTGAAACTCCTTATCGCAACGCAGCCATGATTGAAGCAATGCTGCAGTCATTGCAAGGCAATACCCAAATGTGTGTAGCAGCAGATTTGAGTTTGCCCAATGCTCTGGTGATTTCTAAAACTGTGAGTGCTTGGCAAGCGCAGATAAAAAAAGAGCCTGGATTACTCCAAGCTCTTCATCAACGACCAGCTGTTTTTTTGATTCTGGCTTAG
- a CDS encoding Maf family nucleotide pyrophosphatase, with protein sequence MSAAPNPSNLSKNSANQSKRLILASTSKYRKELLGRLGLSFETISPEVDEAPLPKETPELMAIRLAQAKALAVSLSNPSAYVIGSDQVVDLNGAAMGKPGDHANAMAQLQKLRGQTVKFHTAVCVAHAGSAKTVNAITEVKFRELDDAVLEAYLLAETPYDCAGSAKSEGLGICLLEHVRSDDPTALIGLPLITVCTLLRDAGFSIPLNQ encoded by the coding sequence ATGAGTGCCGCCCCGAACCCAAGCAATTTATCCAAGAATTCTGCCAATCAAAGCAAAAGATTGATCTTGGCATCCACCTCTAAGTACAGAAAAGAATTGCTGGGCCGCCTGGGTTTGTCATTTGAAACCATCTCTCCAGAAGTGGATGAGGCACCCTTACCCAAAGAAACCCCAGAATTGATGGCCATTCGTTTGGCTCAAGCCAAAGCTTTGGCAGTGTCACTCTCAAATCCATCGGCCTACGTGATTGGCTCAGATCAAGTAGTTGATTTAAATGGTGCTGCCATGGGCAAACCAGGTGACCATGCAAATGCAATGGCACAACTACAAAAGTTGCGCGGCCAAACAGTCAAATTTCACACAGCTGTTTGCGTGGCTCACGCAGGATCCGCAAAAACAGTGAACGCCATCACCGAAGTTAAATTCAGAGAACTCGACGATGCTGTTTTGGAAGCTTATCTTTTGGCAGAGACTCCCTACGATTGTGCTGGCAGCGCTAAATCAGAAGGCCTCGGTATTTGTCTTTTAGAACATGTCCGAAGTGATGACCCAACCGCCCTGATAGGTTTACCCCTGATAACGGTTTGCACTCTCTTGCGTGACGCAGGCTTTTCTATTCCTCTAAATCAATAA
- a CDS encoding YceD family protein gives MNSKNMTPHILPNNAKDLQSIDMRSGQTYIGQGVLELSHFPRLLQEMTVEANFQPSGLHWEMSTWFEERLGTIPMQYMHLRLALDLPLTCQACLQPYMESLDSDRDYILFETEEEAEAWDFDEENQDAEDALVSSETFNLLETIEEELLLNLPLIAKHPLGDCKPEDLQKVTKTLKSGSEEIIIKKPNPFAILEKLKK, from the coding sequence ATGAATTCAAAAAATATGACACCCCACATTTTGCCGAATAATGCCAAGGACCTTCAATCCATCGATATGCGGTCTGGGCAGACTTACATCGGCCAGGGGGTGCTAGAACTATCTCACTTTCCTCGATTGTTACAGGAAATGACGGTTGAGGCTAATTTCCAGCCTTCAGGCCTTCATTGGGAGATGAGTACTTGGTTTGAGGAGCGTTTGGGAACAATTCCTATGCAATACATGCACTTACGTCTAGCGCTTGATTTGCCTCTGACCTGCCAAGCCTGTTTGCAGCCTTATATGGAGTCTTTGGACTCAGACCGTGATTACATCCTTTTTGAGACTGAAGAAGAGGCTGAAGCCTGGGATTTTGATGAGGAAAATCAAGATGCTGAGGATGCTTTGGTGTCCTCTGAGACCTTTAATCTATTGGAAACCATTGAGGAAGAGCTGCTTTTGAACCTGCCTTTGATCGCCAAACACCCCTTGGGCGATTGCAAGCCAGAAGACCTCCAAAAAGTGACTAAAACACTTAAATCGGGGTCAGAAGAGATCATCATTAAGAAGCCCAATCCGTTTGCAATCCTAGAAAAGCTCAAGAAATAA
- the rpmF gene encoding 50S ribosomal protein L32 gives MAVQQNKKSPSKRGMHRAHDFLSAPSLAVEPTTGEAHLRHHISPNGYYRGRKVVKTKND, from the coding sequence ATGGCTGTTCAACAGAATAAAAAATCACCGTCAAAGCGTGGCATGCACCGTGCTCACGACTTCTTGTCTGCACCTTCATTGGCAGTTGAGCCAACGACTGGTGAAGCTCACTTACGTCACCACATTAGCCCAAATGGCTACTACCGTGGTCGTAAAGTTGTTAAGACTAAGAACGACTAA